The genomic DNA ccgcgtataacatgatgggagacctggtctgttcctgaaggagaggcaaaacatggtgaagaaagtgctgggaatcagcgattttctctgtaaacgcttggaatcagcgatttctctatgcaagctgatgtaattttgggggaggagccagcaagctaaaaaccgtgactaatcgaaaccacgaatgctgaaactgtgaatacggagggagaagtgtatatggatTTGGGGTGAAGTGTAGTAGAAGTTGATTCCAGGTTCAAAACATGCTACTCCTTTCTTAAGATATCAGCTGGGGCACTGCTGACTTTAAATCACTTTCTATTACTTTTTCATTGGGTTTTGTTTCATTCTGTCCTCACATTTTTATGCATGCTTCTATTTTGTTAGATTAGAAAATAGCCATCTTTCAGAATCCTTCCCTAATGCGACCTTTTTATAATTCTATCTCCTTGAGGTACTCTTATTAGCTAGTTATCTTACACTCATATACGAGGGgttgctgagaagttctcagcccaaccaacaaagttggggcagtctccatcaagggctatacacttaggcccagGTTCTCTATATGGcaccgatcacgtgtcaatcatgtgGCAGCGTTGTATAGAGAACCGTGCCTCCGTGAAAAATAGGCATGAATCGCACTTAACGCCAcatccagcattagccatgcccatagtggtgTTGTGTAAGGCACCGGTAAGCATCTCCGGAGGCATGATTCAGGCACCCTTTCTTAAGGTGCCAGTAGTCATTTTAAATTTAAAGTTTATTTGCCGTTTCAAACAGCATTTCCCAAATGAACTTAGGCACCGAtacagtgcctaagttaaggtgctgtttgtagaatttcccccttagtccaGAGATTTTACACTTTTTTCGTTCCGTACTTTTCCCGAcggaacgaaaaaaaagttgaaaatcaGCGGACTAACTTTATAGCCCTCAACAGAgaatgccccaactttgttgagctgagaacttttcagtggcccctcgcgCTGCATACGGTATGTAGACTATGTCATTCCGGGCTCTATTCAAAACTAGCAGAGCAGTAACATGTAATTTTCTAATGGAGGAGGGATGGTTATACAGGAAGAGCTTACTGAAGAGAAGCAAGGATAACAcaaaatattttaattattttgcaCTCCAGAATGAAGCTCATGATTTTAAGTTATAAGTTATGAGGCAAAAATAGTCTTGTAAATCTTATTGATTACCACTAGAGGGGGGTCTGGAGCTGAAAGGCATCAAATCCTGCTGTGGGAAAAACTATGAGTTTCTGTTATGTGAGGGGGTATTTGTATGATGATACACCAGATTCTTCCTAATTGTCTGTAATAAGCCTTTCATATTCACTGAATTCAACTCATTAATGCATTAATTTACAGAAGGCTTCTATAGCAGTCTTTGCTGTAGGCATGGTCCTatgaatttaattttaaatgtatttttattgtaaccaACAAACAGCATGATTGCATACAATGATACAGACTTCCCCAAGGTACATTCGTGCATGAAACATAAACAGCCATTATAGAAAGAATAtacaattttatttctccttaaTTAACCTACATTCACTTCCCATTTAATACAGCAGATTCCAAAGTGGGTCTGGAAGCTCAGCAGAGATACAGCACTGGTTACATTCAGTGCATGCACGAGGTACACAACTTGCTCCTGACCTGTGAGTGGATTGACAAGGCCTTGGGAGCCCGTCTGCTTAACCACCTTTTGAAGTCCTTGCCCAGATCAAGCGTGGAGAGTGGCAAAACCACACCGAGGTCCTCACCCCATGATCCACCGTCAACAGCAATAGAGAACTGTCCTGCCCCAAAGCAGGAAAACCCTGCAGCTTCTGGCCTACCTCCAGACCAGCTCTTCCATGCCGAGGACAAACAGCCTTTGAAAACCTCATCTCAGCCTCTCTCCAAGCAGCCTGGCGTAGCCCCTCTCAGCCAGATCCAGCAACCCACTTGCTCTTATTTTTATAACCCAAGTATGGGGTCACTGGACATGTGGAGACCATGGTAACCTATACTTACAAACAAACTTTACTTCTAATCTGTAGTTACCTCTTTATATGTATCTTATAGATATGCTTCTTTAAAACACTTTTGGAGCAAGACTGTTCCTGTAGGTGTACTAAAGACCAGATACTTCAAGCCGAAGTAATCCTATATTGTAGCCTATATTGTAGAAGGCTGCctgttatttgtatttatttaatacATCTAAATTATTGTATAGAACCTTTCTTGGGCTTTTAGTgtacagtaattta from Geotrypetes seraphini chromosome 9, aGeoSer1.1, whole genome shotgun sequence includes the following:
- the LOC117366932 gene encoding transcription cofactor HES-6-like isoform X3 → MTAADLGSNMQKLASTKEERKQSKLEKADILEMTVKHLQNIQSNKLMADSKVGLEAQQRYSTGYIQCMHEVHNLLLTCEWIDKALGARLLNHLLKSLPRSSVESGKTTPRSSPHDPPSTAIENCPAPKQENPAASGLPPDQLFHAEDKQPLKTSSQPLSKQPGVAPLSQIQQPTCSYFYNPSMGSLDMWRPW
- the LOC117366932 gene encoding transcription cofactor HES-6-like isoform X1, which produces MTAADLGSNMQKLASTKEERKLRKPLIERKRRERINNCLDQLKETVVGAFRLDQSKLEKADILEMTVKHLQNIQSNKLMADSKVGLEAQQRYSTGYIQCMHEVHNLLLTCEWIDKALGARLLNHLLKSLPRSSVESGKTTPRSSPHDPPSTAIENCPAPKQENPAASGLPPDQLFHAEDKQPLKTSSQPLSKQPGVAPLSQIQQPTCSYFYNPSMGSLDMWRPW
- the LOC117366932 gene encoding transcription cofactor HES-6-like isoform X2, which translates into the protein MTAADLGSNMQKLASTKEERKLRKPLIERKRRERINNCLDQLKETVVGAFRLDQSKLEKADILEMTVKHLQNIQSNKLMDSKVGLEAQQRYSTGYIQCMHEVHNLLLTCEWIDKALGARLLNHLLKSLPRSSVESGKTTPRSSPHDPPSTAIENCPAPKQENPAASGLPPDQLFHAEDKQPLKTSSQPLSKQPGVAPLSQIQQPTCSYFYNPSMGSLDMWRPW